One Danaus plexippus chromosome 3 unlocalized genomic scaffold, MEX_DaPlex mxdp_25, whole genome shotgun sequence genomic window, GTACCATTCCTTTAGTGCAAAGAATCCGAAGCACGGCTCAAAACCTGCCCGAAGCTACAGTATAATACTGTCTATATATTGTGTTTTGGAGAACTTATagagattttatttgttgtttttgtcCCAGCACGAGAATCATCGACCAATTCGTATATGCTGGAAACTTAATAAAACGCTAAGATTTAAAATGgcgttataaacaaaaaaatatacatctatatactaacaaaaactaaatttaaatttccattGCATTTTGAACCTTTTTAAAAGTCAGTTagaataggtttttttttgttaattcagGAAACAAAGGACATGTTAAAGCATATTCTTCTCTTCCTATTTTATAGACGACAATGCATAATATGTACCTGAAGGTAAGTCCTCTTGTAACAGCAAAGTGTATTTTGTCTTCGCTATAAGCAAACCGCTGTAACTGTGCTGAATCTTGTTGGCAAATGTAATGAACTTGTATATTACAAGATTAATCTCTGAACATGAAAATTGACGAAAAACAGTGAACTCTCTGTGTAGTAAGACGAttcaaacttgtggtaagaGTAATGATCTATATATCTGTCGAGAATGGGAGACCGGAATGTTCAATTGGCAatccataaattaaaatttttattaaagtgtatATTTCAGTTTTGCTAgcgtattattaatattaaatctctGTTATTAATGGCTTAGGAATATTGCAGTCCTCTCTACAATATTCaggtaatagttttaaagaaagtaATATATGTAACGGACTGCACGTAAGCTcgtataaagaatataaaatctcgtttatattatatgttcaaATAGaatgtgtatattaaaaatattgtttaacattaATGATTCGCTGTTTAATTAATGACAGTACTTGAagttgttgtaaatattcaatatataatagaagtattttcgattatatttaaatttgaataacgATAATTTCAGTTAAACGAATTAGGCACGagtcaaattaaaaacttgtGGTTATGACGTGACCGATTTTAGGAATGAAGAAGCGAAACAATCCTTACCTACACAAGCGGAAAATTGAATTGGATTGctacatttgtaaatataaaaatatacgtaagttgctttagttatttttttactttggaAGTCAACAATTGAAATCTATTATGGCAGTTCAGTTAAGGAAAACAgtaatttgaacattttaaatatttgaattcaatgTGATTTGTAAGTTTCTAATAACACTGAACTGTTCTGCACCGTATGACcaatagaaaatgttatatctcattttcttttaagcaaacaaatttaattacaaaacaatttctatttaattagtaaaacttaaaactatgtaatgtaataatatttttctatcataATATAGGATTcagaaaaacttaaaacttatatcTGCTACGGCAATGAACTTGACTTTAATACACGATATTTGGAAAGTAAGTTTGCAACATGGCAATCAAGATAAATTCAAACTTTAAGATAATCAAAGCTATGTAAGTGTCGCACATTGTTATCTTGTTTCCAATCATtgctctatatatataatttatttatttctattttattcatttaagacAGGTATTAGATAATATAATCGTTCCATCTTGTGCAAGTattctatttacatttatttcccATCTATTGGGGCACGAGGAACACCGGAGTAGATGTCGCTCGCCTGTCTCTCGCCTTCTTACCAAGTCTTTAGAATCAAAGCGAGAGGAAAATAGCGGCACCTTTATCGGATGTGGCTTCCACCAGAGCGTCACGGTAAAAACGGCACGCTTCCCTGAGGCCCTTCACTACGACAATAAGTGTGATCTTTTGATGCTTTGGTGGGTATTTTTGGACTTATTCTGGTGACATAAGGAAACCCCtctgtttttttctttggcTTAGGGAGAGGTACTTAATCGCTTTAAACCTAACTTCAAAAAGGCTACGTATTTCTaggagatattttaattactaaaaattatgacaacgcaattgaattagtttaaaaattcatcaacGTTTATAATTTGTTGCTTGATACAATATTGTATTCCCATAACCATATACAAGCCCaacaaataattacaacaCGTTAATGCTGTACTGCCTTTTTgaccatttataaaataattcaaattattcataatattatcttatataatacaaaaacaaacatttatttttcagtgaATTTTATAGGGTGGCAaacggaggttccaggaaaactaaaTAACTACAAACCAGCgattaatagtttttgtgagagaaggcactagggctacaaaatcaaacgtcaagcttTCCTCTATCATTAAACCGGCTTCGGATCGGAGtgtaatgatggatacgtatgaaaagcaatataaaatcccagaggatatttgtgcgacGGCGTCCGGaacggacatatttttatattcgcgaattttaaagcacgttgtgataatagaactaacggttccttgggaaacgaACATTTTCAAAGACCATGCTATctaggtcaacaagtattacgagctcacaagcgaactcactaagaataggttcgttgtaaatatgtacgtggtagaagtaggagtgagaggtataacagccaaatttctttacaacctgttaaaagacttgggcctgtcaagaactaacaaCAGTTCATTCTTAGAATGAACAGTTCATtcgtgaatccatggaatgctgagaggtttcgtctcttaacaagaataacatattaaaacttatagcCTACACCTAcaactacatgattgccccgatgttaggatagcaattccattccatagcttgtgtggtatcaggaatcttctggttcacacggcttggtgttcgttccgcggagtcagcggcgtcactcgttatatgatattttatccaaacACCTAAATCGGGCAGCCGTAGAAATCTAAAGCACTTTAAAACCTAATAGAATGCAGCACtttcaatgtaatttcatCAATAATTGATCAATTTCCTAGCTCTGCAGCGGTCCAAATTTTATGGtagtattaaaaaaccttttaaatctATTGCACATTTCCTGTCTATGTAAGTGCTGTACATAGCAAGCACTTTACCAAGCAATTTCATGCCCTTTCCGTTCCATTTGactctataaatttaaatttcgtgTTAAAACATGGTCTTGTTTTTAAGTCACGGAGAAACggatgatttaatatatttaatttctatgtgAAATGACATAAACAGCCAAAATCAACAACCGCATTCCCCAAATCATACAAAGTATTTCTCAAtgaaattaatcatttttgattaatataacatttgattGTATGTAGTACTTTTGTAGCATATATGTgtatagtaaaatatgtaagtattttttttatttatatgaatgttagAAACAattattgctttaatattttgttatggtAAATTTTGTTCCTTAAAACtctataaaaatgttctaaaataaaaatcctctCAAAACACTTCGGGAAAGCTGGTGACTCTATCTGTATATCAGTTTACATTCTGGGGACTCGAGACCTTCAATatatcctatatatataaactcgtATTGTTGAACGTAggtcatttttttaattcaacggTTAATCTATTAACATATTGTAGGGTTTCGATTTATTCAACGTgcttatgtaaaatatattttaatatatttatcagatACTACAACTcacttatttcattatataatttttgataatgaCTTAACAGTCTtagataatagttttaaaaaatttttaagtataaatgttggtaattaataaacgaatatttgaaataagctTGATATAAATTGgaaagaagtgaaacttcgctcatgtaataacaaatttataaagaactaaTATGAacgcaaaaacaaaaaaaaaaatgtcttatgtttattataacaatttggTTAAAAATGGTTGTTCAGAATTATAAAGTGGTCTTATCgcctttaaaaaaagaaaaagttaatcttattacaaaaaatataattgctaTTACGTTAAAGTAATTAAGAACGTTTTGAGAGTTTTTatcatcaaattattatttatgttgtaaTCATTGTAATGTCATAAAGATAATAGTAATGTACAAATAAAGAACAGAATACATGTTTAGTCTTAAGAGTATAACTAAGATGTTAAgtcttattaaatgtaaaattcgATTTAATCTATCTGAGGTGGTTTTGgacctttaaaatatatctcatagATTTTGTCCCAAAAAGAAGTACTCTCAGAAGTGAAAGATTTCCTTAATTGTACCGTTCGATTAATTGTCATAAACTCTGACCATTCACAACTCATTGGAGTCCATTGCGGCAAATCGGAATCTGTTCCTATTGGACGCCTGAAATTATAGgacatattaaaaatcgaGTACAtatcgtaatatattatatatatatagacagtGGAAAGACTTTTACCCGGTTTTCATAAAGTTTCCATATATTTTCCTCATCATCTCCTTAATTCCAATCATTTCATTTGGAATCAATTTTTCGTCATAGGGAATACTAACGAAGTTATAAAACCCATCCATAACTGCGAAGGTTTGTGAGCAGTGCGATGCACCTCTTACTTCCGTAAACGGAGAGTTGTCGGTGGCATTAtcactatatacatattcataGAAGTAAATCTGGTCATGTCCTGCTTCTAAATGCAGTTTGACTTGCTTTATCATATTGTATGTGATAAATATGTCGGTGGAAAAGTTAACGAagttaaatattgtttctcTTCCTATGGTTTTGTCACCAAAATAGTAATTCTTCACTTTATTCGCTATCAATTCTTTTTCACTGAAATTCTTAAATTCTAAATCAAGAGGcagaaaatttgaaaaatttgcaTTAATTTCTCTTTCCCATAGATGAAATTGTGGCAAACGAAACGAACCTTCCATTTCAGAGAATCCATATAACATTGGGACTTTGATATAACTTccgtttttcaatatattgtatGGACTATCATCAAGAAACATTTCCTCTCCTAAATCTCTCTCTACACATGGCGTCATGTATAGAGAATAATCCGTATTGGTCATAACTTGTACTGAATTGAGTTTTTCATATGGGaggcttttataaaaagatgttAAGGAAGAAATGTCGTCGTTACCTTTATATCCCAAGAATTTAGCATACTTTTTTGCGTTATCAATAGGATTTAGTTGAACAGCATAGCTAGCTATTCCTATTCCACTGTCAGCCACACCTCTTTTGAATAGACCTTTTGCCATTTTTGAAAGGACCAATAGATCCACCGAAGTGGCTCCAGCGCTGCATCCGTGTATAGTAACGTCATCAGGATTCCCaccaaaattctttatattatttttaacccaCCTTAACAAAGCGATCTGGTCCTTCATACCAGCATTTCCGGGTGCATCTTCGGTTCCAAGACATAAAAAGCCATGAGCTGATAATCTATAATTAAACGACACTACTATAATATTCTGGTTTCTCACAAACTTTCTGAAAGTGAATAAGTCTCCCCATCCAAATACAAACGCCCCTCCATGAATGTATACAACGACAGGTAGATTATCTTCTTTCGTATCGGGTACATAGATATTAGCGACCAGACATTCTTCgtctttaattttgtattctgGCAAAATTCCAATTAAATCGCTCTGTGGGCATACTATTTGTCTATTTATTGCTTCGAATGTTCCATTCCAAACAGGGGCTGGTAACGGTGCCTATGTTatcaaattgtaaattttattactcaaCATTACAAGTCCAATAATCAttgcaatgtttttattaccttCCTGTCAActtggttataaataaatatacattgcaataaatcattaatttaccCTAAGTAAACCGGTATTAATGTCTAGTATGTTGCTGTATACGTAATACATACTATGCATGCACCtagtatttgaattaatttaaattttacttcaatataaaattaaatttgttttaaggaACATTAATTACAAGCATATGCTcctataagtataaatatagtaatccCCCCTATAACACGGTACTCTTATAACGCGTTTTCATATAACGCGATTTCATATCCCTCGTATAACACGTGTTTTCCCCCATATAACACGGGGATTCCCAAATGTTCttggtttgattttaataaaacgcatatatttcgttcataacatagtttttccttaatattcgatttaaaccctctttaacaagaaaagttaaacgtgaatcatttgtatataacgcGTTATACGAGGTCATACGAGCGCGTTTTACGAGAATTTTCGTACAACGCGTTTTCCTATAACGCGGAACAAATATACCGTGTAATAGGGGGGATTACTGTATCTTTATGAAACGAAGAACAATTCGAACGAAAACAATTTTACCTTGAACTTATTTGGCCCTTTAGGCGTCGTGGCGTAGggcacattataaaaaataaatattccttcTTCCGGGTCTTCGTATCCGCGCACTGAACCTTGAGATATCCTAACCGTTTGAGATCTTAGTTCACAGAAAACggctagaaaaaaattacaaagaaacaGTATCGACCTCATTTGATCAAACAATGATCTCGACACCacgaatgttttaattttgataactcATTAGTTTCATATCGTTAAGTTTTAGGGTTAcgtaaacttaaatatataaaacttttttcaaattcgttatttaatttatatttaaaatgtatgtctatcagacagcaaaatataatagtggcagtaatttatgtaaaatttttgttttattcataaagttCGATTTAATAACAGTACGttagtttatatatgaaactatttatagaaaaacaatataaccttaattgttatttatcgaatgagttaatataaaaggaaaataaaagtagtttGCTTGATGGTCGAAATGTGGGGTCcaattagtttattaaaaggtCAATTGCACTCcacatgtatgtacatatgaatAATGAACAAATGTTGAATTTTAACGTTGAGGGTCATCAATTACAGAATTCAGCTGCATTATATGATTACATTATTCAGTCTATTCCGCTCCCTATATTGCTCACTTCAGTTTTCGGATGATACCAGATAGTGAATCCCGATTGATTCGAATTAACTGTGTTTTAGTTCGAGATTCAAACGACTACCGAGGGCACGTTTTTTCTTAAATGGACCATCACAGTCTATATTTTACACTATCAATCATCAACATCATcggaacattattataaaacaaagtccctcaccgcgtctgtctgtctgttcgcggttaacggaaaaactactgcaccgattataaaaaagttataaccaCGCGATGGCGTCATTTTCAAGAAAGGTTTTGGTTTacaaaatttgttaagtttttgtatttacttgtgtatacattaacaatatttgtttaagatgccgggaaaacatgagccgtctgagaagTTATAACGAAAATCCTGCCTAAagcctttgagatataacaaaataatataccgTGGATGCCATGGATTTAATTGCACCGGTGTAAAGCCGTCGACAAGCATCGTTTGGGCCCCCGATGTTTGGGATGATCTGCCCCAGAGCTCTGGCTGCAGCCACCAATCTTGGTGCCAAGCACCGGAAAGGCTTCTTGAACTTCTTTTGGCTGTTTAGGACGAGTCAGAGATATTTTATCTCGGAACCGACAACGATAGAGGTCCCACCCACCACAATATGCCCTTCCGGAGGAGGCTTCTTACGGGGCCCGTGGAAAGCCTCGGATTTATGTAGGGCCACTTCGAGACCTATAGCCCTGATCCTCCTAACAATATGGGCTACGCCCGCCGTGGCAAGAATGGCCGCCTCTCGGTGATTGGGACCGCGTGCTGTCATCAGAGTGTCATCCGCGTAACAAGTCACGCTGACACCTTGCAGGAAAGCGCCGCGCAGCACCCAGTCATATCCGATATTCCACAGAAGTGGACCAAGGACAGACCCCTGTGGAACACCGAAGGACATCACTTGCTCTCTCCAAGACCTCCAAGGTTGAGCCTCCCTGATGGTTTCCCACGGCAGGGTGTTGAAGGCATTGGAAATATCCAATGAAAGCGCCCATAACACCCCGCCTCGAAAGAACTCCCGGTCCGCCAACTCTCTTACGCGTCCGATCGCACCGATTGTGGATCTTCCGAAGTCCATATTGAGACTCATTCGGTCCCGGCTGCAGACACTCTGTTAGCCGGTCGGCGACCACTCGTTCGAAAAGCTTGCTAAGCTCGCCCAGCAGCACAATCGGACGGTATGCCGACGGCTCCTCTGGCGGACGTGCATCTTTCCTCAACAGTGGAAAGCGGCCCTGTGACAGACACAAGGAGAACAATTCCTTCACCCAATCTTCCATCGGTCCATGTGCAGCCACAAAAGTTCAGCAAGGAATACCGTCCAAACCCGGGGCAGTGTTCTTCGACTTGAGTTTTC contains:
- the LOC116769345 gene encoding juvenile hormone esterase-like, giving the protein MRSILFLCNFFLAVFCELRSQTVRISQGSVRGYEDPEEGIFIFYNVPYATTPKGPNKFKAPLPAPVWNGTFEAINRQIVCPQSDLIGILPEYKIKDEECLVANIYVPDTKEDNLPVVVYIHGGAFVFGWGDLFTFRKFVRNQNIIVVSFNYRLSAHGFLCLGTEDAPGNAGMKDQIALLRWVKNNIKNFGGNPDDVTIHGCSAGATSVDLLVLSKMAKGLFKRGVADSGIGIASYAVQLNPIDNAKKYAKFLGYKGNDDISSLTSFYKSLPYEKLNSVQVMTNTDYSLYMTPCVERDLGEEMFLDDSPYNILKNGSYIKVPMLYGFSEMEGSFRLPQFHLWEREINANFSNFLPLDLEFKNFSEKELIANKVKNYYFGDKTIGRETIFNFVNFSTDIFITYNMIKQVKLHLEAGHDQIYFYEYVYSDNATDNSPFTEVRGASHCSQTFAVMDGFYNFVSIPYDEKLIPNEMIGIKEMMRKIYGNFMKTGRPIGTDSDLPQWTPMSCEWSEFMTINRTVQLRKSFTSESTSFWDKIYEIYFKGPKPPQID